From a single Pongo pygmaeus isolate AG05252 chromosome 12, NHGRI_mPonPyg2-v2.0_pri, whole genome shotgun sequence genomic region:
- the GPR75 gene encoding probable G-protein coupled receptor 75: MNSTGHLQDAPNATSLHVPHSQEGNSTSLQEGLQDLIHTATLVTCTFLLAVIFCLGSYGNFIVFLSFFDPAFRKFRTNFDFMILNLSFCDLFICGVTAPMFTFVLFFSSASSIPDAFCFTFHLTSSGFIIMSLKTVAVIALHRLRMVLGKQPNRTASFPCTVLLTLLLWATSFTLATLATLKTSKSHLCLPMSSLIAGKGKAILSLYVVDFTFCVAVVSVSYIMIAQTLRKNAQVRKCPPVITVDASRPQPFMGVPVQGGADPIQCAMPALYRNQNYNKLQHVQTRGYTKSPNQLATPAASRLQLVSAINLSTAKDSKAVVTCVIIVLSVLVCCLPLGISLVQVVLSSNGSFILYQFELFGFTLIFFKSGLNPFIYSRNSAGLRRKVLWCLQYIGLGFFCCKQKTRLRAMGKGNLEVNRNKSSHHETNSAYVLSPKPQKKFVDQACGPSHSKESVVSPKISAGHQHCGQSSSTPINTRIEPYYSIYNSSPSQEESSPCNLQPVNSFGFANSYIAMHYHTTNDLMQEYDSTSAKQIPVPSV; encoded by the coding sequence ATGAACTCAACAGGCCACCTTCAGGATGCCCCCAATGCCACCTCGCTCCATGTGCCTCACTCACAGGAAGGAAACAGCACCTCTCTCCAGGAGGGTCTTCAGGATCTCATCCACACAGCCACCTTGGTGACCTGTACTTTTCTACTGGCGGTCATCTTCTGCTTGGGTTCCTACGGCAACTTCATTGTCTTCTTGTCTTTCTTCGATCCAGCCTTCAGGAAATTCAGAACCAACTTTGATTTCATGATCCTGAACCTGTCCTTCTGTGACCTCTTCATTTGTGGAGTGACGGCCCCCATGTTCACCTTTGTGCTATTCTTCAGCTCAGCCAGTAGTATCCCGGATGCTTTCTGCTTCACTTTCCATCTCACCAGTTCAGGCTTCATCATCATGTCCCTGAAGACAGTGGCAGTGATCGCCCTGCACCGGCTCCGGATGGTGTTGGGGAAGCAGCCCAATCGCACGGCCTCCTTTCCCTGTACCGTACTCCTCACCCTGCTTCTCTGGGCCACCAGTTTCACCCTTGCCACCTTGGCTACCTTGAAAACCAGCAAGTCCCACCTCTGTCTTCCCATGTCCAGTCTGAttgctggaaaagggaaagcCATTTTGTCTCTCTATGTGGTCGACTTCACCTTCTGTGTTGCTGTGGTCTCTGTCTCTTACATCATGATTGCTCAGACCCTGCGGAAGAACGCTCAAGTCAGAAAGTGCCCCCCTGTAATCACAGTTGATGCTTCCAGACCACAGCCCTTCATGGGGGTCCCTGTGCAGGGAGGTGCAGATCCCATCCAGTGTGCCATGCCGGCTCTGTATAGGAACCAGAATTACAACAAACTGCAGCACGTTCAGACCCGTGGATATACCAAGAGTCCCAACCAACTGGCCACCCCTGCAGCAAGCCGACTCCAGCTGGTATCAGCCATCAACCTCTCCACTGCCAAGGATTCCAAAGCCGTGGTCACCTGTGTGATCATTGTGCTGTCAGTCCTGGTGTGCTGTCTTCCACTGGGGATTTCCTTGGTTCAGGTGGTTCTCTCCAGCAATGGGAGCTTCATTCTTTACCAGTTTGAATTGTTTGGATTTACTCTTATATTTTTCAAGTCAGGATTAAACCCTTTTATATATTCTCGGAACAGTGCAGGGCTGAGAAGGAAAGTGCTCTGGTGCCTCCAATACATAGGCCTGGGTTTTTTCTGCTGCAAACAAAAGACTCGACTTCGAGCCATGGGAAAAGGGAACCTCGAAGTCAACAGAAACAAATCCTCCCATCATGAAACAAACTCTGCCTACGTGTTATCTCCAAAGCCACAGAAGAAATTTGTGGACCAGGCTTGTGGCCCAAGTCATTCAAAAGAAAGTGTGGTGAGTCCCAAGATCTCTGCTGGGCATCAACACTGTGGTCAGAGCAGCTCAACCCCCATCAACACTCGGATTGAACCTTACTACAGCATCTATAACAGCAGCCCTTCCCAGGAGGAGAGCAGCCCATGTAACTTACAGCCAGTAAACTCTTTTGGATTTGCCAATTCATATATTGCCATGCATTATCACACCACTAATGACTTAATGCAGGAATATGACAGCACTTCAGCCAAGCAAATTCCAGTCCCCTCCGTTTAA